In Prescottella soli, a genomic segment contains:
- a CDS encoding ABC transporter substrate-binding protein — protein MKRSSLARVGAVFTALTAATVLLAGCAGGSGTATDASEVTTGLVGDQTDGGDPTSGGTLSYATYNGVSSLDPADRQDGGATGGSEMAAIYDLLMRYDPQSKQYQPQLAQALKANGDNTVWTLKLREGAKFSDGTPVDAAAVQWSINHYLEKKGTHTQVWKATVADVASPDPATVVFTLKQAWNEFPILFTTGPGMIVAPSSMASGKFTAVGAGPFTVEKFASQDELVLAANPGYWNGKPHLEKLRFPAIVGEQAKLDALHTGGIQAAYLRGAEEVHNALEAGDVGYVYTVNMGSLQLLNQREGRAASDPRVRKAIVAAFNPETFNERGEGGFGMPSSDMFQSWSQWHGDVAGTGYDPETAKKLLAEAKADGYEGKLTYAGLNEPGAQRRALAVQSMLQAVGFTVDIVYNSNINDLVKMTYVQHDFDLGESGFNVLDESPFMRMYGSLASTSTSNVLGYENPEMDALLGKLQTAATDDDRRKVLEDIQTVVNATNPMAVAGAGKYFIPWSTNTHGITPSADGIMLFGNAWLSSKSAS, from the coding sequence ATGAAGCGATCGTCTCTCGCTCGAGTAGGGGCCGTGTTCACGGCGTTAACTGCCGCGACTGTGTTGCTGGCCGGGTGCGCGGGAGGTTCGGGTACGGCGACCGACGCCTCCGAGGTCACGACCGGTCTGGTCGGCGACCAGACCGACGGTGGTGATCCGACGTCGGGCGGCACGCTGTCCTATGCGACGTACAACGGTGTCAGCAGCCTGGATCCGGCGGACCGTCAGGACGGCGGCGCGACCGGCGGCAGCGAGATGGCGGCGATCTACGACCTGTTGATGCGCTACGACCCGCAGTCGAAGCAGTACCAGCCGCAGCTCGCTCAGGCACTGAAGGCCAACGGCGACAACACCGTCTGGACGCTGAAGCTGCGCGAGGGAGCGAAGTTCAGCGACGGCACTCCGGTCGACGCCGCGGCGGTGCAGTGGAGCATCAACCACTATCTGGAGAAGAAGGGCACCCACACCCAGGTATGGAAGGCCACCGTCGCCGACGTCGCGTCGCCCGATCCGGCCACGGTGGTGTTCACGCTGAAGCAGGCGTGGAACGAGTTCCCGATCCTGTTCACCACCGGTCCGGGCATGATCGTGGCGCCGTCGTCGATGGCGAGCGGGAAGTTCACCGCGGTCGGCGCCGGCCCCTTCACGGTGGAGAAGTTCGCCTCCCAGGACGAACTGGTGCTCGCCGCGAACCCCGGCTACTGGAACGGGAAGCCGCACCTGGAGAAGCTGCGTTTCCCGGCGATCGTCGGCGAGCAGGCCAAGCTGGACGCGCTGCACACCGGTGGGATCCAGGCCGCTTACCTGCGCGGGGCTGAGGAGGTGCACAACGCCCTCGAGGCCGGCGACGTCGGCTACGTCTACACCGTCAACATGGGCAGCCTGCAGCTCCTGAACCAGCGCGAGGGCCGGGCCGCATCCGATCCGCGCGTGCGGAAGGCGATCGTCGCGGCGTTCAACCCGGAGACATTCAACGAACGCGGCGAGGGCGGCTTCGGGATGCCAAGCAGCGACATGTTCCAGTCCTGGTCGCAGTGGCACGGCGACGTTGCGGGCACCGGCTACGACCCGGAGACCGCGAAGAAGCTGCTCGCCGAGGCCAAGGCCGACGGCTACGAGGGCAAGCTGACTTACGCTGGCCTGAACGAGCCGGGAGCACAGCGCAGGGCACTCGCCGTCCAGTCGATGCTGCAGGCGGTCGGGTTCACCGTCGACATCGTCTACAACTCGAACATCAACGACCTGGTCAAGATGACATACGTGCAGCACGACTTTGATCTCGGCGAGTCGGGATTCAACGTGCTCGACGAGTCGCCGTTCATGCGCATGTACGGCAGCCTCGCAAGCACGTCGACGTCGAACGTGCTCGGCTACGAGAACCCGGAGATGGACGCACTGCTCGGCAAGCTACAGACCGCAGCGACGGATGACGACCGCCGTAAAGTCCTCGAGGACATCCAGACCGTCGTGAACGCGACGAACCCAATGGCGGTCGCGGGGGCGGGCAAGTACTTCATCCCGTGGAGCACGAATACGCACGGGATCACCCCCAGTGCGGACGGGATCATGCTGTTCGGAAATGCCTGGCTCTCTTCCAAATCCGCGTCCTAG
- a CDS encoding ABC transporter ATP-binding protein produces the protein MAGSGVAHLRKDDKPVLAVENLVVEFPAGRGQTVHAVSNISFDLLPGETLGIVGESGCGKSTAGRAVLQLPAPKSGSVEIDGIELTTLSPSALRKIRAQMQMIMQDPISSLNPRRKVKHLVTEGPRMWGQRNKERLDNVGRELLQAVGLDPDMVWERLPGELSGGQCQRVCIARAMMLKPKVLICDEPVSSLDVSVQAQILNLLEKTKTEFELTMIFIAHNMAVVKNISDRVMVMYLGKVCEIAPSRDMERQALHPYAKLLLASIPDPDVHRGDADSTPQIEGDLPSPLDPPSGCRFRTRCPLATDRCAAEEPLLREVNDGHYVACHNV, from the coding sequence ATGGCCGGTAGTGGAGTTGCGCACCTGCGCAAGGACGACAAGCCCGTGCTCGCGGTGGAGAACCTCGTCGTCGAGTTCCCCGCCGGGCGCGGTCAGACGGTGCACGCCGTGTCGAACATCAGCTTCGATCTGCTGCCGGGCGAAACCCTCGGCATCGTCGGCGAATCCGGCTGTGGCAAGTCCACGGCCGGCCGCGCCGTCCTGCAACTGCCGGCGCCCAAGTCCGGCAGCGTGGAGATCGACGGCATCGAGCTCACGACGCTCAGTCCGTCCGCGCTGCGCAAGATCCGGGCTCAGATGCAGATGATCATGCAGGACCCGATCTCGTCGCTGAACCCGCGTCGCAAGGTCAAGCATCTCGTCACCGAGGGCCCCCGCATGTGGGGTCAGCGGAACAAGGAACGCCTCGACAATGTGGGGCGTGAACTGCTCCAGGCCGTCGGGTTGGACCCGGACATGGTCTGGGAACGGCTCCCGGGTGAGCTGTCGGGCGGCCAGTGCCAGCGTGTGTGCATCGCCCGCGCGATGATGCTCAAGCCGAAGGTCCTCATCTGCGACGAGCCCGTCTCCAGTCTCGACGTCTCCGTCCAGGCGCAGATCCTCAACCTGCTCGAGAAGACGAAGACCGAGTTCGAGCTCACGATGATCTTCATCGCCCACAACATGGCGGTGGTCAAGAACATCAGCGACCGCGTGATGGTGATGTACCTGGGCAAGGTGTGCGAGATCGCCCCCAGCCGCGACATGGAACGGCAGGCACTGCACCCGTACGCGAAGCTGTTGCTGGCATCGATCCCGGACCCGGACGTGCACCGCGGCGATGCCGACTCCACGCCGCAGATCGAAGGCGACCTACCCTCGCCCCTCGATCCGCCGTCCGGCTGCCGATTCCGCACCCGCTGCCCCCTGGCCACCGACCGCTGTGCGGCAGAGGAACCACTGTTACGAGAGGTGAACGACGGCCACTACGTGGCCTGCCACAACGTCTGA
- a CDS encoding ABC transporter permease encodes MSEIKNDDIEMPVITGRVLDDADAEELANASDLAERRNLYRIGAIFTVVGLIAAGVGLGAGGLVMGARVAIFVVGLVALYMGVRRIGLARFGSDFDLTFILSCAWLAVLIAAVVLAPLLPLAEHEDTTKTLSAKSYAEPSLFSSHPLGTNNFGLDMLARSIYGARSSLIVAVAAVAIGILIGGAIGILAGYFGGKVDRIIGVLTNSLLAVPALILLIALASVLQPNLRNVSLALAVLAIPSMVRIARANTLVFSQREFVLAARAMGATRWRVMVREIAPNVALPLLSLGMVMISVMIVAEASLSFLGLGIQPPSPTWGNMISEGQGNVFEQHPYIVLVPGVFLFLTVFAFNMVGEKAQKKTGGTREVKL; translated from the coding sequence ATGTCTGAGATCAAGAACGACGACATCGAAATGCCGGTCATCACCGGCCGGGTGCTCGACGACGCGGACGCGGAGGAACTGGCGAACGCGTCGGATCTCGCCGAACGCCGCAACCTGTACCGGATCGGCGCGATCTTCACCGTGGTCGGGCTCATCGCCGCGGGTGTCGGACTCGGCGCCGGCGGACTGGTGATGGGCGCGAGGGTCGCGATCTTCGTGGTCGGGCTCGTTGCGCTCTACATGGGTGTGCGCCGAATCGGGCTCGCGCGGTTCGGATCCGACTTCGACCTCACCTTCATCCTGTCGTGTGCCTGGTTGGCAGTGCTCATCGCCGCCGTGGTCCTGGCGCCCCTGCTGCCGCTGGCCGAGCACGAGGACACCACCAAGACCCTCAGTGCGAAGAGCTACGCCGAGCCAAGCCTGTTCTCATCCCATCCTCTGGGCACCAACAACTTCGGACTCGACATGCTCGCTCGGTCGATCTACGGAGCCCGATCCTCGCTGATCGTGGCGGTGGCCGCGGTCGCGATCGGCATCCTCATCGGCGGGGCGATCGGTATCCTCGCCGGCTACTTCGGTGGCAAGGTCGACCGGATCATCGGTGTCCTGACGAACTCGCTGCTCGCGGTTCCGGCGCTGATTCTGCTGATTGCGCTCGCGTCGGTGCTGCAGCCGAACCTGCGCAACGTCTCGCTCGCCCTCGCGGTGCTGGCGATACCGAGCATGGTTCGCATTGCCAGAGCAAACACCCTGGTGTTCTCACAACGCGAATTCGTCCTGGCGGCACGGGCGATGGGCGCGACGAGGTGGCGTGTCATGGTCCGCGAGATCGCACCGAACGTCGCGTTGCCTCTGCTGTCGCTCGGCATGGTCATGATCTCGGTCATGATCGTCGCGGAAGCGTCGCTGAGCTTCCTCGGGCTCGGCATCCAGCCCCCGTCACCCACGTGGGGCAACATGATCTCCGAGGGTCAGGGCAACGTCTTCGAACAGCATCCGTACATCGTGCTGGTGCCCGGCGTGTTCCTGTTCCTGACGGTGTTCGCGTTCAACATGGTCGGTGAGAAGGCCCAGAAGAAGACCGGCGGCACCCGGGAGGTGAAACTGTGA
- a CDS encoding NAD(P)-dependent alcohol dehydrogenase: MKAIQYTRIGAEPELVEIPTPEPGPGEVLLEITAAGVCHSDEFIMSLPAEAFGYDLPMTLGHEGAGRVAAIGAGVTDLDIGTNVVVYGPWGCGRCWHCAQGFENYCSRAKDLGIAPPGLGAPGAIAEYMIVDSPRHLVPIGDLDPVTTVPLTDAGLTPYHAIKRSLGKLRAGSSAVVIGTGGLGHVGIQLLRHLSPARVIALDVNDEKLAFAREVGAHETVLSDADAAANVRKITGQAGAALVLDFVGLQPTLDIATAVAGVGSDVTIVGLGDGKAAARVSFFTGAFETNVSSPYWGSRSELIELIDLAHQGVLDIAVERFALDDGVEAYRRLAAGTLRGRAVIVP, translated from the coding sequence ATGAAGGCAATCCAGTACACCCGGATCGGCGCGGAGCCCGAACTGGTCGAGATCCCGACACCCGAACCCGGCCCCGGCGAGGTGCTGCTCGAGATCACCGCCGCCGGCGTGTGCCACTCCGACGAGTTCATCATGAGTCTGCCGGCGGAGGCGTTCGGCTACGACCTGCCGATGACGCTCGGCCACGAGGGCGCCGGCCGCGTGGCCGCCATCGGCGCCGGCGTCACCGACCTCGACATCGGTACGAACGTCGTCGTGTACGGGCCTTGGGGCTGCGGTCGCTGCTGGCACTGCGCCCAGGGCTTCGAGAACTACTGTTCCCGCGCAAAGGATCTCGGAATCGCACCACCCGGACTGGGCGCTCCGGGCGCGATCGCCGAGTACATGATCGTCGACTCGCCCCGGCACCTCGTCCCGATCGGCGACCTCGATCCGGTCACCACCGTGCCCCTCACCGACGCCGGTCTTACCCCGTACCACGCGATCAAACGGTCACTCGGGAAGCTGCGCGCCGGATCCAGTGCCGTGGTGATCGGCACCGGAGGACTCGGCCACGTCGGGATCCAGCTGCTGCGCCACCTGTCCCCCGCCCGCGTGATCGCCCTGGATGTCAATGACGAGAAGCTCGCGTTCGCACGCGAGGTCGGTGCGCACGAGACGGTGCTGTCGGACGCCGATGCCGCCGCGAACGTCCGGAAGATCACCGGCCAGGCAGGTGCGGCGCTGGTGCTCGACTTCGTCGGTCTGCAGCCGACCCTCGACATCGCCACGGCGGTTGCCGGTGTCGGCTCCGACGTGACGATCGTCGGGCTCGGCGACGGTAAGGCGGCCGCCCGGGTCAGCTTCTTCACGGGGGCGTTCGAGACGAATGTCTCTTCCCCCTACTGGGGTTCACGCAGCGAACTGATCGAGCTGATCGACCTCGCGCACCAGGGCGTGCTCGACATCGCCGTCGAGCGGTTCGCCCTCGACGACGGCGTCGAGGCGTACCGCCGGCTCGCCGCCGGGACACTGCGCGGGAGGGCGGTCATCGTGCCGTGA
- a CDS encoding ABC transporter permease, producing MARTVINKIVELIVVLFIVSLGTFALVSLIPGDPSVAMLGEGRTPGEYAQARQDMGLNDPFLTRYWDWLSGALQGDLGNSMVPPQGPVTESIGAALPVSIQLAVMGLLIAIVVAVPLAMYSARHQGGWIDRAISACTFGVLSIPSFLSGLLLIMVMVNYLGWFPRSQWVRVSEGLGENLHHAVLPAITISLLEMAMFIRILRSDLVMTLKENFILVAKAKGMSNARLLLSDALRPSSFSLITMLGIVLGSMIGSTVIVETLFSLPGMGSLIVRAAQQGDMPMVQGAVLVIAVIYVVANGVIDIAYGYLDPRSRRAHV from the coding sequence ATGGCGCGAACAGTGATCAATAAGATCGTCGAGTTGATCGTCGTGCTCTTCATCGTCAGTCTCGGAACGTTCGCGCTCGTGTCACTCATCCCGGGTGACCCCTCCGTTGCGATGTTGGGCGAGGGGCGCACACCCGGGGAGTACGCGCAGGCGCGGCAGGACATGGGGCTGAACGACCCCTTCCTGACTCGATACTGGGACTGGCTGTCCGGCGCACTGCAGGGCGACCTCGGCAATTCGATGGTGCCACCGCAGGGACCGGTGACCGAAAGCATCGGTGCCGCTTTGCCGGTCAGCATCCAGCTGGCCGTGATGGGACTGCTCATCGCGATCGTCGTGGCGGTGCCGCTGGCGATGTACTCGGCCCGCCATCAGGGCGGGTGGATCGACCGTGCGATCAGCGCATGCACGTTCGGTGTGCTGTCGATCCCGAGCTTCCTGTCGGGTCTGCTGCTGATCATGGTGATGGTCAACTACCTCGGCTGGTTCCCACGTTCGCAGTGGGTGCGGGTGTCCGAGGGGCTCGGCGAGAACCTCCACCACGCGGTCCTGCCGGCGATCACGATCAGTCTCCTCGAGATGGCGATGTTCATCCGCATCCTGCGCAGCGACCTGGTGATGACGTTGAAGGAGAACTTCATCCTCGTCGCGAAGGCGAAGGGCATGTCGAATGCGCGGCTGCTGCTGAGCGACGCTCTGCGGCCGTCGTCGTTCTCGCTCATCACGATGCTCGGCATCGTGCTCGGGTCGATGATCGGCAGCACCGTAATCGTCGAGACGCTGTTCTCGTTGCCGGGCATGGGCTCGCTGATCGTGCGTGCGGCCCAACAGGGTGACATGCCGATGGTGCAGGGTGCGGTTCTGGTGATCGCCGTGATCTACGTGGTGGCCAACGGCGTCATCGACATCGCCTACGGATACCTCGACCCAAGGAGCCGACGAGCCCATGTCTGA
- a CDS encoding SDR family NAD(P)-dependent oxidoreductase, translated as MDLHGVSAAVTGGASGLGLATAKRLIDAGAHVTIIDLPTSAGLAVAQELGPSARFAPADITNSSELATALDEASDNGGLRALVHCAGIGRSVRVLGRDGKPGRIEDFERVIQVNLVGSFNVLRLAAERMARLDEIDGERGAIVLTASVAAFEGQIGQVNYTAAKAGIVGMTLTAARDLANTRIRVCTIAPGIMDTPLLATMPADMRSRIEATVPNPSRLGRPDEFGQLATSIIENRYLNGETIRLDGGIRMAPR; from the coding sequence TTGGACCTCCATGGCGTTTCCGCTGCTGTCACCGGCGGCGCATCAGGGCTGGGGCTGGCAACTGCGAAGCGACTCATCGACGCTGGCGCGCACGTCACCATCATTGACCTTCCCACCTCCGCGGGTCTGGCAGTCGCGCAGGAACTCGGACCGTCAGCGCGGTTCGCGCCGGCCGATATCACCAACTCTTCAGAACTCGCTACGGCTCTCGATGAAGCGAGCGACAACGGAGGTCTGCGAGCTCTTGTCCACTGCGCCGGCATTGGGCGAAGCGTTCGGGTTCTCGGCCGCGACGGCAAACCTGGCCGAATCGAAGACTTTGAACGCGTGATTCAGGTCAACTTGGTCGGTTCCTTCAACGTGCTCCGGCTGGCAGCTGAACGAATGGCACGACTCGACGAGATCGACGGTGAACGCGGTGCGATCGTACTGACCGCATCGGTGGCTGCATTCGAGGGTCAGATCGGTCAAGTCAACTACACGGCAGCCAAGGCAGGAATCGTGGGCATGACACTCACCGCAGCACGCGATCTGGCAAACACCCGGATCCGCGTCTGCACCATCGCCCCCGGGATCATGGACACTCCCCTGTTGGCGACGATGCCCGCGGACATGCGGTCACGGATTGAAGCCACCGTACCCAACCCGTCGCGTCTGGGCCGACCCGACGAATTCGGTCAGCTGGCAACGTCGATCATCGAGAATCGCTACCTCAACGGGGAGACCATCCGCCTGGACGGCGGAATCCGTATGGCGCCCCGGTAG
- a CDS encoding PucR family transcriptional regulator — MKARGPADQWLRNYLTTTLTQDALDVFLAGLEESFSADVPELVADAELQRDLRSAVRSQLSAFLAASGPSSAGGPAEAPISVEAHALARTVAQRGLELRVLSQLYHAGHRAMLSFATEFLQQEDLDPQFKLEVLTTMWSQTSELLNAMLDELAVTYSDERERLLQGAFASRVTTVREILDGGGGVAQSSGLLGYPLRLEHTAVVAWVDDSTSFAGSLDRVVTRIARGRRALSVPSGAHGVWSWIANDGDDAWVIDPSLIPDGVRLAVGAPAPGIAGFRSSHREALAAQRIAEVGKRRAVVTRYADVEVVSLLSADPDGMRTLVERELVGLLGSDAASERLRDTLRAVLGCHGNHEAAARRLGIHKNTVRYRMQRVEESLGGEILTRRLKLELALKCFDVFGG; from the coding sequence GTGAAGGCGCGCGGACCGGCCGACCAATGGTTGCGGAACTACCTCACGACGACGCTGACGCAGGACGCCCTGGACGTGTTCCTGGCGGGTCTCGAGGAGTCGTTCAGCGCGGATGTTCCCGAGCTGGTCGCGGACGCCGAACTGCAGCGTGACCTGCGGTCCGCGGTCCGCAGTCAGCTGAGTGCCTTCCTGGCCGCGAGCGGACCGTCGTCTGCGGGCGGCCCGGCCGAGGCACCGATCTCGGTGGAAGCCCACGCGCTCGCCCGGACCGTGGCGCAGCGGGGGCTCGAGCTGCGGGTCCTGTCGCAGCTTTACCACGCCGGACATCGGGCGATGCTCTCGTTCGCCACCGAGTTCCTCCAACAGGAGGACCTCGATCCCCAGTTCAAGCTCGAGGTTCTGACCACGATGTGGTCGCAGACCAGTGAGCTGCTCAACGCGATGCTCGACGAACTCGCGGTCACCTACTCGGACGAGCGGGAACGGTTGCTGCAGGGCGCTTTCGCCTCCCGTGTGACGACTGTGCGCGAGATCCTCGACGGCGGCGGGGGTGTCGCGCAGTCGTCCGGTCTGCTCGGCTATCCGTTGCGGCTCGAGCACACCGCAGTGGTTGCGTGGGTCGACGACTCGACATCCTTCGCGGGCTCTCTCGACAGGGTGGTGACGCGGATCGCCCGCGGGCGGCGCGCCCTGTCGGTGCCGTCCGGCGCGCACGGCGTGTGGTCGTGGATCGCGAACGACGGCGACGACGCGTGGGTGATCGATCCGAGTCTGATCCCGGACGGCGTACGACTCGCCGTCGGCGCACCCGCCCCAGGGATCGCCGGATTCCGCAGCAGCCATCGTGAGGCGCTGGCGGCGCAGCGGATCGCCGAGGTCGGCAAACGTCGGGCCGTCGTGACCCGTTATGCGGACGTCGAGGTCGTGTCGCTGCTGTCGGCGGATCCCGACGGAATGCGCACACTGGTCGAGCGGGAGTTGGTCGGTCTCCTAGGCTCGGACGCCGCCTCCGAACGTCTCCGGGACACGCTGCGCGCCGTGTTGGGATGCCACGGCAACCACGAGGCCGCCGCCCGTCGCCTGGGAATCCACAAGAACACCGTCCGGTATCGCATGCAGCGGGTGGAGGAGAGCCTCGGTGGCGAGATCCTCACGCGACGGCTGAAGCTCGAGCTGGCGTTGAAGTGCTTCGACGTCTTCGGTGGGTGA
- a CDS encoding ABC transporter ATP-binding protein: MSSNEPLLTVDGVSTRFRTKRGQLRAVEHVSLQLDAGETLGLVGESGSGKSVLGQTIMGLVSDGGGTSVTGKVQFMGRDMQMLTRKEQQQLWGKDIAMVFQDPMSALNPFKRIGTHITESLRAHLGLDKTQARERAIELLRKVRIPEPTRRIDQYPHELSGGMRQRVVIAMALACDPKLTIADEPTTALDVTVQKQILELLDSLRTEMGMAGILVSHDLGVVAGQTDRVAVMYAGRIVETAPTRQLFAGPRHPYTEALLAAVPRLEQEPHTRLESIDGGLPDMTKPPKGCSFASRCKYTQPKCREVVPTLTPAPDTVGARHPHEVACHFPLDGVADLGVPRVVGAEDRELEVESI, from the coding sequence GTGAGCAGCAACGAACCGCTTTTGACGGTGGACGGTGTGTCCACCAGGTTCCGCACCAAGCGGGGGCAGCTCCGCGCGGTCGAGCACGTCTCGCTCCAACTCGACGCCGGCGAGACACTCGGTCTGGTCGGCGAATCCGGCTCCGGTAAATCCGTTCTGGGACAGACCATCATGGGCCTGGTCTCGGACGGTGGCGGCACCTCGGTCACCGGCAAGGTGCAGTTCATGGGCCGGGACATGCAGATGCTGACCCGCAAGGAACAGCAGCAGCTGTGGGGCAAGGACATCGCGATGGTGTTCCAGGACCCGATGTCGGCGCTCAACCCGTTCAAGCGGATCGGTACGCACATCACCGAGTCCCTGCGTGCGCATCTCGGTCTGGACAAGACCCAGGCTCGGGAACGGGCGATCGAACTGCTGCGCAAGGTTCGGATCCCGGAGCCGACGCGTCGGATCGATCAGTACCCGCACGAGTTGTCCGGCGGCATGCGCCAGCGCGTGGTCATCGCGATGGCGCTGGCGTGCGATCCGAAGCTGACCATCGCCGACGAGCCGACCACGGCCCTCGACGTCACGGTCCAGAAGCAGATCCTCGAACTGCTCGACTCCCTGCGGACCGAGATGGGCATGGCAGGCATCCTCGTCAGCCACGACCTCGGAGTCGTTGCCGGACAGACTGATCGCGTCGCGGTCATGTACGCGGGCCGGATCGTCGAGACCGCGCCGACCCGCCAGCTGTTCGCGGGCCCGCGCCATCCGTACACCGAGGCACTGCTGGCCGCGGTTCCCCGACTCGAGCAGGAACCCCACACCCGGCTCGAATCGATCGACGGCGGCCTGCCGGACATGACGAAGCCGCCCAAGGGCTGCTCGTTCGCATCCCGGTGCAAGTACACGCAGCCCAAGTGCCGGGAGGTCGTGCCGACGCTCACGCCCGCCCCGGACACCGTCGGCGCACGCCATCCTCACGAAGTGGCCTGCCACTTCCCGCTGGACGGCGTCGCCGACCTCGGAGTGCCCCGTGTCGTGGGCGCGGAAGATCGTGAGCTGGAAGTGGAGAGCATCTGA
- a CDS encoding AMP-binding protein — protein MTTNTDLYRSARDQLIALADDYDKAVDEFRWPDLTGQFNWATDWFDAFARGNERIALWIVEPDGTELKVTFDEMADRSDRTATWLQQLGIRKGDRVILMLGNQVELWEAMLAVMKLGAIVMPTTAALGPEDLRDRIARGAVRCVIANAADTSKFDDIGGDYLRIAVGGNPDGWQSYADSASVESDGPFNSVTTVDEPMLIYFTSGTTSKPKLVEHSQISYAVGHFTTMAWIGLTPGDVHLAISSPGWAKHAWSCFFAPWIAEATIFVYNYPRFDASALMEQLRRAEVNTFCAPPTVWRMLIQADLGEKPAFLRELLGAGEPLNPDVIRQVEEAWGLTIRDGFGQTETTLQVGNTPGQPVKPGSMGRPMPGVPVVLVDPVSGKESDEGEICLDLSQRPMNLMTGYLGDPERNEQVMAGGYYHTGDVAQRDADGYITYIGRTDDVFKSSDYKVSPFELESVLIEHPAVVEAAVVPQPDDTRLAIPKAYVALAAGWEPTAETARSILEYSRDHLAPYQKVRRVEFFELPKTISGKIRRVELKDREDIAHRDSAPISTEYRYEDLID, from the coding sequence ATGACGACGAACACAGACCTGTACCGTTCGGCCCGGGATCAGCTGATCGCGCTCGCCGATGACTACGACAAGGCCGTTGACGAGTTTCGGTGGCCGGATCTGACGGGCCAGTTCAACTGGGCGACGGACTGGTTCGATGCGTTCGCCCGCGGCAACGAGCGGATCGCGCTGTGGATCGTCGAGCCTGATGGCACCGAATTGAAGGTGACGTTCGACGAAATGGCTGACCGGTCGGATCGCACGGCGACGTGGCTGCAGCAGTTGGGGATCAGGAAGGGGGACCGCGTCATCCTGATGCTCGGCAACCAGGTCGAGCTGTGGGAGGCGATGCTGGCGGTCATGAAGCTCGGCGCGATCGTGATGCCGACGACTGCGGCGCTGGGCCCCGAGGATCTGCGTGACCGCATCGCTCGCGGCGCAGTCCGCTGCGTGATCGCCAACGCCGCGGACACGTCGAAGTTCGACGACATCGGAGGTGACTATCTCCGCATCGCGGTGGGTGGTAACCCAGATGGGTGGCAGTCTTATGCGGACTCGGCCTCGGTGGAGTCGGACGGTCCGTTCAACTCGGTGACGACCGTCGACGAGCCGATGCTCATCTATTTCACCTCGGGGACCACCAGCAAGCCGAAGCTCGTCGAGCACTCCCAGATTAGTTACGCGGTAGGGCATTTCACCACGATGGCCTGGATCGGGCTGACACCTGGCGATGTGCACCTGGCGATCAGTTCACCGGGCTGGGCGAAGCATGCGTGGAGTTGCTTCTTCGCCCCGTGGATTGCCGAGGCGACGATCTTCGTCTACAACTACCCACGATTCGATGCGAGCGCCTTGATGGAGCAGTTGCGTCGAGCAGAGGTGAACACCTTTTGCGCGCCACCAACGGTATGGCGCATGCTCATCCAGGCCGACCTTGGTGAGAAGCCCGCGTTCCTACGCGAACTCCTTGGAGCGGGTGAACCACTCAACCCCGACGTTATCCGCCAGGTCGAGGAGGCGTGGGGACTCACCATCCGCGACGGATTCGGGCAAACCGAGACCACACTGCAGGTCGGAAATACGCCCGGACAACCGGTGAAGCCAGGATCGATGGGACGGCCGATGCCAGGGGTGCCGGTAGTGCTGGTCGATCCAGTCTCGGGCAAAGAGTCCGACGAGGGCGAGATCTGCCTCGATCTCAGCCAGCGTCCGATGAACCTGATGACCGGATACCTAGGTGATCCTGAACGCAACGAACAGGTGATGGCCGGCGGCTACTACCACACCGGCGATGTTGCTCAACGCGACGCCGACGGCTACATCACCTACATCGGACGTACCGACGACGTGTTCAAGTCGTCGGATTACAAGGTGTCCCCATTCGAACTGGAGAGCGTTCTGATCGAGCATCCGGCCGTGGTGGAAGCGGCAGTTGTTCCGCAGCCAGACGACACCCGACTCGCCATCCCCAAGGCTTATGTGGCACTCGCTGCGGGTTGGGAACCGACTGCGGAGACCGCCCGATCGATCCTCGAATACTCGCGCGACCATCTAGCGCCGTATCAGAAGGTCCGGCGGGTTGAGTTCTTCGAACTGCCGAAAACCATCTCAGGAAAGATCCGCCGCGTCGAACTCAAGGACCGAGAAGACATCGCACACCGCGACAGCGCACCGATCAGTACCGAGTACCGCTACGAGGACCTCATCGACTAG